One Granulicella sp. 5B5 DNA window includes the following coding sequences:
- a CDS encoding aminopeptidase, which produces MATASTPVFAGNHPHAFASLSFEQKLDRLAEVAVRVGLGIQPGQTPPQELFLTSPIDALPLARLITAQAYKAGVKLVTTIFSDDASTLARYEHATDASFDYAPTWFYDGVAAAFKSGAARMAIAGANPALLAGQDPDKVSRANVAVSKAYKPALEFITRHDINWTIVAAATPAWAELVFPHDAPNVALAKLWDAIFFCSRITGDDPIADWKHHNAHLRNRVNFLNNKRYHSLRFFTPDDATDLTVGLADNHLWAGGGTTAGNGIYCNANIPTEECFTTPHKSRVNGHVSASKPLSHQGTLIENIRCEFKDGKITKATATAGEAALNKLISADEGARQLGEVALVPNPSPIAQSGILFWNTLFDENAASHIALGQAYSTCLIDGDKLTNEQLAALGANESLIHVDWMIGGPTMSVDGLSADGTPEPLMRNGDWV; this is translated from the coding sequence TGCTTCGCTCTCTTTCGAACAAAAGCTCGACCGCCTCGCCGAAGTCGCCGTCCGCGTCGGCCTCGGCATCCAGCCCGGCCAGACCCCTCCGCAGGAGCTCTTCCTCACCTCGCCCATCGACGCGCTCCCGCTCGCGCGCCTCATCACCGCCCAGGCCTACAAGGCAGGCGTCAAGCTCGTCACCACCATCTTCTCCGACGATGCCTCCACCCTCGCCCGCTACGAGCACGCCACCGACGCCAGCTTCGACTACGCGCCCACCTGGTTCTACGACGGCGTCGCCGCGGCCTTCAAATCCGGGGCCGCGCGCATGGCCATCGCCGGCGCCAACCCCGCGCTCCTCGCCGGCCAGGACCCCGACAAGGTCTCCCGCGCCAACGTCGCCGTCTCCAAGGCCTACAAGCCCGCGCTCGAGTTCATCACCCGCCACGACATCAACTGGACCATCGTCGCCGCCGCCACACCCGCCTGGGCCGAGCTCGTATTCCCCCACGACGCCCCCAACGTCGCCCTCGCCAAGCTTTGGGACGCTATCTTCTTCTGCTCCCGCATCACCGGCGACGACCCCATCGCCGACTGGAAGCACCACAACGCCCACCTCCGCAACCGCGTCAACTTCCTCAACAACAAGCGCTACCACTCCCTCCGCTTCTTCACGCCCGACGATGCCACCGACCTCACCGTAGGCCTAGCCGACAACCACCTCTGGGCCGGCGGCGGCACCACCGCAGGCAACGGCATCTACTGCAACGCCAACATCCCCACCGAAGAGTGCTTCACCACCCCGCACAAGTCCCGCGTTAACGGCCACGTCAGCGCATCCAAGCCGCTCTCGCACCAGGGCACGCTCATCGAAAACATTCGCTGCGAGTTCAAGGACGGCAAAATTACCAAGGCTACAGCCACAGCGGGCGAAGCCGCCCTCAACAAGCTCATCTCCGCCGACGAAGGCGCCCGCCAGCTCGGCGAAGTGGCACTCGTGCCCAACCCGTCGCCCATCGCGCAGTCCGGCATCCTCTTCTGGAACACCCTCTTCGACGAGAACGCCGCCAGCCACATCGCCCTCGGCCAGGCCTACTCCACCTGCCTCATCGACGGTGACAAGCTCACCAACGAGCAGCTAGCCGCCCTCGGCGCCAACGAGAGCCTCATCCACGTCGACTGGATGATCGGCGGC